Proteins encoded in a region of the Planococcus citri chromosome 1, ihPlaCitr1.1, whole genome shotgun sequence genome:
- the LOC135832904 gene encoding uncharacterized protein LOC135832904: MSVIETAKPSSSCTDQKWENFKFKMNESIDCSNIRKHSLDLLQDPNTSILGDMCVNVEGEKYILDRVILALKSNYFRVCFGTQDNGDDVNSFQKPKAYFDCVKGGKDGLHTLISIIYGKDLKSAMNKNNFLNLFHNMFVMGMEIDLEIIKQFLEENIKPEVKFYFDIIEFERFLCDFMGSNHLLPTIVQFLSHHLPKIYRMLSKNVSKKELLVLILMNKSYNLYEKRLIGTMCAEWICQDFQNRIQDLKDLVNATKYRFNLLPYCDLSSESMIKLLKKTRPLGKPGIPEIEKYFDELLSYDGEANYELPANLNAELYNLVSGERICSPIDEINAWKSFLKDEFLCDVAIHVQGTIFKLHRIKLLSASGFFYHLLVHPELRTRQLTEKSDFPIEEFSINEIDPVTFKSIIRYIYYEEIEITSLTQLMNLFKSSEFLEMSDLFDKCSSKMLDFARNAPAYFFEIFRFVCENHKYSKLYDSLVRRIVNLWPKLAEDPHFKDVSLRVIQEIIALPRLKIDHPDHVLDLCAEWIFYDVENRYQFTTVVARAINRNLTSDIELPLATPSNSVGHTQQSVKEQLIKILSSTTLVPSPIACGSNLGKTPCFIVKCLKKIPKPENEELEMLPVEKYYFDELLYGEANFLTIVDVYFNEIIRLAQIRENTRWQCSATMIDIRLFILFNIDKQFYFQVYNPSTNVMTTLATDVRMNSNDVYTILNCDGEVYFCSNEILLKYSVELNRWITFICSNTRIGNLLFTSDGKKLYRTFVELEPKSNTFVNKSSFFDFGIMKWISMPNIPVPVKITRDVEGFTKFSNIPLQINIINRDLSVLFESKTFVFNYMARTWNSINNVCKNAVQFTSQGQNIVYVNRKNEAHLFSPISNKWTLAQKLSEDFDRIIAIHHINEYR; encoded by the exons atgtcGGTAATAGAAACGGCGAAACCTTCATCCAGCTGCACTGATCagaaatgggaaaatttcaaattcaagatgAACGAGTCGATCGATTGCTCGAATATCCGAAAACACAGTTTGGATTTGTTACAAGATCCAAATACGAGTATTCTTGGAGATATGTGCGTCAATGTTGAAGGCGAAAAATATATCCTCGATCGTGTAATCCTCGCTTTGAAATCGAATTACTTCCGTGTATGTTTCGGAACACAGGACAACGGCGACGACGTAAACTCATTCCAAAAACCCAAAGCGTACTTCGATTGTGTGAAAGGTGGTAAAGATGGCCTTCATACCTTAATCAGCATCATCTATGGTAAAGATTTAAAATCGGCGATGAACAAAAATAACTTCTTGAATTTGTTTCACAACATGTTCGTTATGGGAATGGAAATCGATTTGGAAATCATTAAACAGTTTTTGGAAGAAAACATCAAGCCagaagtgaaattttatttcgatatAATCGAATTTGAACGTTTTTTATGTGATTTCATGGGCTCCAATCATTTATTACCGACAATCGTCCAATTTTTATCCCATCATTTGCCTAAAATTTACCGAATGTTATCGAAAAACGTCTCGAAGAAAGAATTACTCGTTCTGATACTGATGAATAAAAGTTATAATCTATATGAAAAACGTTTGATTGGTACCATGTGCGCCGAATGGATTTGTCAAGATTTTCAGAATCGAATTCAAGACTTGAAAGATTTAGTCAACGCTACGAAATACAGATTTAACCTTCTGCCATATTGTGATTTGAGTTCAGAATCGatgataaaattgttgaaaaaaactcGCCCACTAGGTAAACCCGGAATACCAGAgatcgaaaaatatttcgatgagTTACTTTCTTACGACGGAGAAGCCAATTACG AGCTCCCAGCCAACTTGAACGCTGAATTGTACAACTTAGTATCCGGAGAACGAATTTGCAGTCCCATTGATGAAATAAACGCTTGGAAGTCATTCCTAAAAGACGAATTTTTATGCGATGTTGCGATTCATGTTCAAggaacgattttcaaattacatcgTATCAAGTTATTATCAGCTTCCGGATTCTTTTACCATCTACTCGTTCATCCAGAATTACGTACCCGACAATTGACTGAAAAATCAGACTTTCCAATTGAGGAATTTTCGATCAATGAGATTGACCCGGTCACGTTCAAGAGCATAATTCGGTACATTTACtacgaagaaattgaaataacatCCCTTACTCAactgatgaatttattcaaaagttcTGAATTCTTGGAGATGAGCGACCTTTTTGATAAATGTTCTTCGAAGATGTTGGATTTCGCTCGTAACGCTCCTgcttactttttcgaaatttttcgattcgtttgcgaGAATCACAAATATTCGAAGTTGTACGACTCTCTGGTTAGACGCATCGTTAATTTATGGCCGAAACTTGCCGAAGATCCGCATTTCAAAGACGTTTCTTTACGTGTCATACAAGAAATAATTGCACTGCCGCGGTTGAAAATCGATCACCCGGATCACGTCCTCGATCTATGCGCAGAATGGATTTTTTACGATGTTGAAAATCGGTATCAGTTCACCACCGTAGTAGCCAGAGCCATAAACAGGAATCTTACGTCAGATATTGAACTGCCGTTAGCAACACCTTCGAATTCGGTCGGTCACACTCAACAATCCGTCAAGGAACAGTTGATCAAAATTCTATCGTCGACAACGCTTGTTCCATCACCTATTGCTTGCGGATCAAATCTTGGAAAAACACCGTGTTTTATTGTAAAGTGTTTGAAGAAAATACCTAAACCGGAAAATGAAGAACTCGAAATGCTGCCAGTCGAAAAATACTATTTCGACGAATTACTTTACGGCGAAGCGAACTTTTTGACCATCGTGGATGTGTATTTCAACGAGATTATTCGATTAGCTCAAATACGAGAAAATACCCGGTGGCAGTGTTCAGCAACCATGATCGATATAAGACTATTCATTCTTTTTAATATCGATAAGCAATTCTATTTCCAAGTGTACAACCCTTCTACGAACGTAATGACTACGTTAGCTACGGATGTGAGAATGAATTCGAATGATGTGTATACAATTCTCAATTGCGACGGCGAAGTATATTTCtgctcaaatgaaattttactcaaatattCCGTCGAACTGAACCGTTGGATCACTTTTATTTGTAGTAATACAAGAATCGGAAATTTGTTGTTTACGAGTGATGGAAAAAAACTTTACAGGACGTTTGTCGAACTAGAGCCGAAAAGTAATACTTTCGTCAACAAGTCGAGTTTCTTTGATTTCGGCATAATGAAATGGATTTCAATGCCTAATATTCCTGTTCCTGTGAAGATTACTCGAGACGTCGAAGGTTTTACGAAATTCAGCAACATCCCTTTACAAATAAACATCATCAATCGAGATCTGAGCGTGCTATTCGAATCGAAGACGTTTGTATTCAATTACATGGCTCGAACGTGGAACAGTATAAATAATGTTTGTAAAAATGCCGTACAGTTTACGAGTCAAGGACAGAATATCGTGTACGTTAACAGAAAAAATGAAGCTCATTTGTTCTCTCCCATATCCAATAAATGGACATTGGcgcaaaaattatcagaagatTTCGATCGAATTATTGCCATACATCACATTAATGA ATATCGTtga
- the LOC135832905 gene encoding uncharacterized protein LOC135832905, with protein sequence MESELPPEPSSNCTDHESTQPDLNENSSNSSQTWKDFTFRITDDYLDHAIIRHHSTNLLKNPNTSILGDVCISIEGEKYILDRVILALRSNYFRICCSTKSDNLESFKKPCDYIKGGNDGVKTLISIIYGKDLKSVINKNNFLNLFHNMFIIGLEIDLEIIKQFLEETIKPEVNKFYRDIIDLQYFSSTFMGNYTYLSPTIVQFLSDNLLQIYRMIPEDLSGSEKELLILVLLNKSRNIREKRIIGGMCAEWICRDFRNRIQDLKDLVNATKYRFNLLPYCDLSSESMIKSLEKACAPGKSEKLEVEKYFNKLLLYHGEVNYDLPANLKAELCNLASGERIWNPIDETATWKSFLKDEFLCDVAINVQGTVFKLHRIKLLSASGFFYRLFVHPELSISSEQSKKKNDALLPPEEYSIDEIDPVTFKCIMQYIYFEEIEITSVALLMNVFKGSEFLEINDLFEKCISKMLEIALNSSVYFFEIFQFVCENDKYSELYNALVEQIVNSWSKLAEHPHFKDVSLHVLQEIIALPELKIDHSDQLLDLCSEWIFHDVKNRYQFTIEVAKAINRNFNADIQLSLETPSNSADCSQQYVKEQLIRVLSSAALIRPNVDAECGSSNAKQPCFILKCSKKVIEPREHGSQVVSIYHFDGLVHGEANYLTVVDVNFDEIVRLAQIRDSARWQCSATMIDARLFILFNIGDQFYFQVYHPITNVMTSLATDVQMNSRNRYAILNCNGEVFYCTDEILLRYSVELNRWITFLKDTRIENSFHTMYTSDGKKLYRTCVEKHKKTCTYVNKSYFFDLDQMAWMLMPEIPIPVKVTRDVEGVRKFANIPFQINVINQDLSLLFESKTLVFHFVSQTWNSIDNSSKKVVQFTGQGQNIVYVSRDNEVHWFSPIPNKWTLMRKLSADFDRIVAIHVINE encoded by the exons ATGGAATCTGAATTGCCACCTGAACCTTCATCCAATTGTACCGATCACGAATCAACTCAACCGGATCTTAACGAGAATTCCAGTAATTCCAGTCAAACTTGGAAAGATTTTACATTCAGAATAACCGACGATTATTTGGATCACGCCATCATCCGTCATCACAGtacgaatttattgaaaaatccaaataccAGTATTCTTGGAGATGTGTGCATAAGCATCGAAGGCGAAAAATATATCCTCGATCGTGTAATCCTCGCGCTGAGATCAAATTACTTCAGAATATGCTGTAGTACTAAAAGTGATAACCTCGAGTCTTTTAAAAAGCCATGTGATTATATAAAAGGCGGTAACGATGGCGTTAAAACTCTAATCAGCATCATATATGGGAAAGATTTAAAATCGGTGATAAACAAAAATAACTTCTTGAATTTGTTTCACAACATGTTCATTATTGGATTGGAAATCGATCTGGAAATCATTAAACAGTTTTTGGAGGAAACCATTAAGCCAGAAGTGAACAAATTCTACCGCGATATAATCGACttgcaatatttttcatcaactttcatGGGCAACTACACCTATTTATCACCGACTATCGTCCAATTCTTGTCCGATAATTTGCTTCAAATTTATCGAATGATACCGGAAGATCTATCAGGCTCTGAAAAAGAATTACTCATCTTGGTGTTGCTAAATAAAAGCCGTAATATACGAGAGAAACGTATCATTGGTGGCATGTGCGCTGAATGGATTTGTCGAGATTTCCGGAATCGAATTCAAGACCTAAAAGATTTAGTCAACGCTACGAAATACAGGTTTAACCTTCTGCCATATTGTGATTTGAGTTCAGAATCGATGATAAAATCATTGGAAAAAGCTTGCGCACCTGGTAAATCTGAGAAACTCGAagtcgaaaaatatttcaataagcTGCTTCTTTACCACGGAGAAGTTAACTATG ATCTTCCGGCAAACCTGAAAGCTGAATTATGCAATTTGGCATCTGGCGAACGTATCTGGAATCCCATCGATGAAACTGCTACGTGGAAGTCATTCCTGAAAGACGAATTTTTATGCGATGTTGCGATTAACGTTCAAGGGACAGTTTTCAAACTGCATCGTATCAAGTTGCTATCCGCATCTGGATTCTTTTATCGACTATTTGTGCACCCTGAATTATCTATATCTAGCGAGcaaagcaaaaagaaaaatgacgCGTTATTACCACCTGAAGAATACTCCATCGATGAAATTGATCCGGTAACGTTCAAGTGCATTATGCAGTACATTTACTTCGAAGAAATCGAAATAACATCCGTTGCTCTACTCATGAATGTATTCAAAGGTTCGGAATTCTTAGAAATCAacgatctttttgaaaaatgtatttcaaaaatgttggaaatcgCTCTCAACTCGTCTGTTTACttcttcgaaatatttcaattcgtttgtgagaACGACAAGTACTCGGAGCTGTACAACGCTCTAGTCGAACAAATCGTGAATTCGTGGTCAAAACTTGCCGAACATCCGCACTTCAAAGATGTCTCTTTACATGTTTTGCAAGAAATAATCGCGCTGCCAGAATTAAAAATCGACCATTCCGACCAGCTGCTCGATCTCTGTTCAGAATGGATTTTTCATGACGTCAAGAATCGATATCAGTTTACTATCGAAGTAGCCAAAGCTataaatcgaaattttaatGCTGATATTCAGCTGTCGTTGGAAACGCCTTCGAATTCAGCTGACTGTTCTCAACAATACGTCAAAGAACAGCTGATCAGAGTTTTATCTTCAGCTGCGCTTATTCGACCAAATGTCGACGCCGAATGCGGTTCAAGTAATGCCAAACAaccttgttttattttgaaatgctcgaaaaaagtGATCGAACCGAGAGAACATGGTTCCCAAGTGGTCAGCATATACCATTTCGACGGATTGGTTCACGGGGAAGCCAACTATTTGACCGTCGTAGACGTGAACTTCGACGAAATTGTTCGATTAGCACAAATACGAGATAGCGCAAGGTGGCAGTGTTCGGCAACGATGATCGACGCCAGATTATTCATTCTTTTTAACATCGGCGATCAATTCTATTTCCAAGTGTATCATCCTATTACAAACGTAATGACGTCACTTGCCACAGATGTGCAAATGAATTCACGTAATAGGTATGCAATTCTCAATTGCAACGGCGAAGTGTTTTATTgcactgatgaaattttactgaGATATTCCGTCGAACTAAACCGCTGGattacttttttgaaagatacaagaattgaaaattcgtttcACACTATGTACACTAGTGATGGAAAAAAGCTTTACAGAACGTGCGtcgaaaaacataaaaaaacttgTACCTACGTGAATAAATCGTATTTCTTCGACTTGGATCAAATGGCGTGGATGCTAATGCCAGAAATTCCAATTCCGGTGAAAGTTACTCGCGACGTCGAAGGTGTGCGGAAATTTGCCAATATCCCATTTCAAATAAACGTTATTAATCAAGATCTAAGCCTTCTGTTCGAATCGAAGACTTTGGTATTCCATTTTGTGTCTCAAACGTGGAACAGTATTGATAATTCGAGTAAAAAAGTCGTACAGTTTACTGGTCAAGGACAAAACATCGTGTATGTATCTAGAGACAATGAAGTTCATTGGTTCTCTCCCATACCCAATAAATGGACGTTGATGCGCAAATTATCAGCAGATTTCGATCGAATTGTCGCCATTCATGTGATTAATGAATAG